Below is a genomic region from Trichomycterus rosablanca isolate fTriRos1 chromosome 15, fTriRos1.hap1, whole genome shotgun sequence.
CATTCAGTAAAACTAAACATTATACAGCATGAACTGTTAAAATGTGCTTTTAGGATCATCTGTTATTTTTGGTGtaaactttgtttgtttgtaaccagcgtgaggcgactgtgctgaTAGAAGATGTGAGATTGTGTAGGATTGAACACTGTGAGAACATCAGACACAGCTTTCACTTCCAGCTGGTTTCACCCACTAAGTGAGTGCTGTTCAATAATAAtactcatttatatatattacatttgtaaACACCTTTCtcacacaaaatacataaatcgtttaattaaaatgtgtattgtgtgtgtgtgtgtgtgtgtgtgtgaaggaggTGTTTTTTGAAAGCTGATTCAGAGGAGATTGGACAGGCTTGGATGAAAGTAATACAGAACATCATTACCAAGCCTGATGATGCTGGCAGATCAGACAGCTGGGAGGTAACACCTTCTGAGAATCACTGAGACGTGTATATATCTAATGATGTAATAATACAGCAACACAAAGTctctcatttaaaaacattaagtgTGAATTGTGATGTTGTTCCCTGTatgatattttatttgcatctgTGTAACACCAGTATGATCTGTTTGATAGACACTAGACAGGAAGTCGTCATTGTCTGCAGTTAGTTCAGACTCAGATCAGCATCAAAAAGCATCTGAAGCTTCAGGTAATATTGAGATTGTAGCTAAATCAAACCTTACCTGCAGACTTTAGCTTCAAAATAGCTGAACTGTTTCTGTTTGACTGTTTCTGTTTCACCTTCTTCCCTTGACACCTTCCTACCTTTGACCTTTAGCCTCTGTAGCTGAGATCAGCCTTGGTGAAGTGATCTTTGAATGTGCTGCTGAGTTGAATGACTCTGATGCCTCTGTTGAGCGCGGTGGTAAGTATAGTACATACAGCTTTTCAGGGGTTTGTTCTGTAGGTGCAGAAGAAGAAATCCTGAGCGATGAAGAAAGCCCAGAGGATCCAACCACCAGCGTTCATTTCTTCAACATCCTGAACCATGAAGGTCAGTTTAATCTCCACTAATTCCTGTAATAATATATTGTTGTACATCTGTTACCTGCTACATCAACCAATAGAGATTATATTACACCTGCAGAAATACAGAATACAGCCAAACACCACTGACAGCCTTTATATAACAGATATTTAGTACTGCTGATATGCTGTACATTTTCTATGTGAATTTGACTTAAAtggaataaaaatcacttttacagagagtttgGATTGTTGCTACACTGTGGGAGAGCTGCTGGGAGAAGGAGGCTGTGGTGCGATTTATGCTGGTGTTTGTAATGCAGATGGGAAACAGGTGAACatcagcacataaacacaagaCAGGAAGTGTAGAGCATTACACATTAATAAGATACAATCAGAAGGAGAAATGTTCTATTTGGATGATGAGATTCTTTAACTAAAccctaatgtttattattattacttctgtACAACTAAATCCActaattgtgtttgtatttgtgaacAGGTTGCTGTGAAATATGTGCTGAAGGACCCCCGCGACAGATTCATCACTATTGTAAGttcatctttttcttttactaatAAAGTATCACAAAGACTCAACAAGGTTTAAACAAGATAAAAACCTTCATAGACCAGATCTAGACCAAAACTGTTGGTTCACTTACTGCCTTAGACCAGTCCAGATCTTTACTAACAGACCTGCTCATCATAGTTTAGACCTACTACTGATTCCAAACCTTGTCTGTTGTTCTATTAGCCTGGAGAGACGTACCCACTTCCTGTGGAGGTGGCGTTAATGAAGATGGTATTCAAGCCACCTCACTGTAATTCTGTGCTGAAACTACTGGATTGGTTTGACACGCCCGAGCACTACATCCTAATCCTGGAGCGACCCATCCCCTGTATGGACCTCTTTGACTTCATTCAGCAATTCCCAATGAATGAAGCTGTGGCTCAGCTCATCATGTGGCAGGTGGTTCTGGCTGCAATTCACTGCCATGATTGTGGAGTTTTTCACCGGGACATCAAGCCAGAAAATCTTCTGGTGAACACCGAGACACTGGAGGTCAAGCTGATCGACTTTGGCTGTGGGGACTTACACAAGGAAACAGCGTACACCTCATTTTCAGGTAAGTTCCCCTCAGAAGTACTTAGTTACAGAATGAAATGGATTTGAGTGGAGAAGTATTTCTCTAAAGCATTTCTCCCTTTCACTCAGGCACTAAGTCATACGCTCCACCTGAGTGGATAGTTGAGAAGGAAATGTATGGCTGCCCTGCTACTGTGTGGAGTCTGGGCGTACTCCTGCACACCATAGTTTGTGGAGAGATGCCGTTCGGGGATGAAGTGGAGATTGTTGATGGGGGCCTGGACTTTTTACCTGAACTTTCTGacagtaagaaaatggaagcagCTCACATTAAGATCTAGAAACACACAGTCTGTAAAACCTGCAtgaaaacatgatttaaaaagtTTGATCAAGTTTATATTGTCATTACGATGATAGAAAGTGTAAATAAGAAATCTAGTTTTAAATACaacaacattttaatatcattttatcACTGCACACAGCATGCTACCATCTGATAAGTAGGTGTCTGGAGAAACAGCCTGAAAAACGTCTCAGCCTTAAAGAAATCCTTCAGCATGAGTGGTTTACAGAGAACAGTATGAGGTTAGGGTTAGTAAGAATGAAACAGACTTAATAAGTTAAAAGATCTAAAAGATCTTGTAATATGGTCTAGATCACAGAGAATACTAACAAAGATTGTAAAGCTAATATAATTAGGATAAGTAGAAGTAATAACATGAAACTATTAAAatattgattgtattttgtgtttctgtaatgtaatttcttgtgtgtttattcTACAGGCATCTGCGTGGATGAAGATTATAGAAagaagactgtgtgtgtgaaagaccttaaataaaaataaaggttatTGTGTAAATAACACCTGGTTTCAATGTAGTTTCATGTAACAATCACTGTGAATGTGAAGAAGATTCCTCAAGTTCTCAGAGACAAAAtgattaacaaatcacatgaactGAAAGAGCTACAGAGCCACGACACAAATATTTTGTTAGTTCAGCTAGTTTATAATTGATCAAATATCTGTTAGTGTGAGaatttataagtaaaaagtttCTGGAACCACAAATTGTTCCCAGACCTCTGCACCACACACTAGATTTAAACAATCACTTAAAATAGATTTAGGTCGAAccaaaaacagcaaaaacacaaataataaacaattaactACACAATCTCACTCAGCTCATTCTCCAATGGttaccagacccactgcaaccctgaccaagataaagctttggtaaaacagactatgaatgaatgaatacagaaTAGTGCCACAATTATGTGACACCTAAGACCAC
It encodes:
- the LOC134328742 gene encoding probable serine/threonine-protein kinase DDB_G0277449 isoform X3, which gives rise to MAEKQKRRENQRASLMQRFFCWPVCLTRPRTSSQDDLNEDSRQKYDVDRENRIVMEGFLFKRASNVFKTWNRRWFMIKDNQLIYKSKSKREATVLIEDVRLCRIEHCENIRHSFHFQLVSPTKRCFLKADSEEIGQAWMKVIQNIITKPDDAGRSDSWETLDRKSSLSAVSSDSDQHQKASEASASVAEISLGEVIFECAAELNDSDASVERGGKYSTYSFSGVCSVGAEEEILSDEESPEDPTTSVHFFNILNHEESLDCCYTVGELLGEGGCGAIYAGVCNADGKQVAVKYVLKDPRDRFITIPGETYPLPVEVALMKMVFKPPHCNSVLKLLDWFDTPEHYILILERPIPCMDLFDFIQQFPMNEAVAQLIMWQVVLAAIHCHDCGVFHRDIKPENLLVNTETLEVKLIDFGCGDLHKETAYTSFSGTKSYAPPEWIVEKEMYGCPATVWSLGVLLHTIVCGEMPFGDEVEIVDGGLDFLPELSDSICVDEDYRKKTVCVKDLK
- the LOC134328742 gene encoding serine/threonine-protein kinase pim-2-like isoform X1 codes for the protein MAEKQKRRENQRASLMQRFFCWPVCLTRPRTSSQDDLNEDSRQKYDVDRENRIVMEGFLFKRASNVFKTWNRRWFMIKDNQLIYKSKSKREATVLIEDVRLCRIEHCENIRHSFHFQLVSPTKRCFLKADSEEIGQAWMKVIQNIITKPDDAGRSDSWETLDRKSSLSAVSSDSDQHQKASEASASVAEISLGEVIFECAAELNDSDASVERGGKYSTYSFSGVCSVGAEEEILSDEESPEDPTTSVHFFNILNHEESLDCCYTVGELLGEGGCGAIYAGVCNADGKQVAVKYVLKDPRDRFITIPGETYPLPVEVALMKMVFKPPHCNSVLKLLDWFDTPEHYILILERPIPCMDLFDFIQQFPMNEAVAQLIMWQVVLAAIHCHDCGVFHRDIKPENLLVNTETLEVKLIDFGCGDLHKETAYTSFSGTKSYAPPEWIVEKEMYGCPATVWSLGVLLHTIVCGEMPFGDEVEIVDGGLDFLPELSDTCYHLISRCLEKQPEKRLSLKEILQHEWFTENSMRLGHLRG
- the LOC134328742 gene encoding serine/threonine-protein kinase pim-2-like isoform X2 codes for the protein MAEKQKRRENQRASLMQRFFCWPVCLTRPRTSSQDDLNEDSRQKYDVDRENRIVMEGFLFKRASNVFKTWNRRWFMIKDNQLIYKSKSKREATVLIEDVRLCRIEHCENIRHSFHFQLVSPTKRCFLKADSEEIGQAWMKVIQNIITKPDDAGRSDSWETLDRKSSLSAVSSDSDQHQKASEASASVAEISLGEVIFECAAELNDSDASVERGGKYSTYSFSGVCSVGAEEEILSDEESPEDPTTSVHFFNILNHEESLDCCYTVGELLGEGGCGAIYAGVCNADGKQVAVKYVLKDPRDRFITIPGETYPLPVEVALMKMVFKPPHCNSVLKLLDWFDTPEHYILILERPIPCMDLFDFIQQFPMNEAVAQLIMWQVVLAAIHCHDCGVFHRDIKPENLLVNTETLEVKLIDFGCGDLHKETAYTSFSGTKSYAPPEWIVEKEMYGCPATVWSLGVLLHTIVCGEMPFGDEVEIVDGGLDFLPELSDTCYHLISRCLEKQPEKRLSLKEILQHEWFTENSMRHLRG